The following are encoded together in the Triticum dicoccoides isolate Atlit2015 ecotype Zavitan chromosome 6B, WEW_v2.0, whole genome shotgun sequence genome:
- the LOC119325130 gene encoding uncharacterized protein LOC119325130: MLMFEIHSKTKGVHMFVAYCDPSEPYEPITEWHSDAHSQPNNIEQDDDDYLRNPVPEKEHVGVDEENIYFEDEPVPLIMVPCSNKEKDKDYVPDHESEAESKVESEDGSEDESMSEVEVEEDEEYHEADHAPHIEYNKLDPPMNEGRKYPNMAEFKLALSQHAIKHEFEFDTEKSAPHRFRAYCSRRDEDKCPWRIYASTMEDECTVMVRKNPCGHDCSSTKRKKKLKNANKRWICEHVKDWLIEDATLGPKALLKRLKEHHGIDINSKRVYMGKLLALKELYGDWGTSFDNLYSFKAQIESCCPGSIVIIDHHTIKDKIRFKRIFVALKPCIDGFLNGCRPYLAVDSTFLTGRFKGQLASATAVDGHSWMYPVCMGVFDSETNENWIWFMQMVKQAIGSPRGLTICTDAGQPVMTSVKEVFPEAEHRECMFHLVSNFKKKFHGKVFDDHLWAAAYSWNPYIFEKNWAAMDLAKPTATAYLRRWHTRLWSRSQFSTISKVDYVTNNLAECFNNWIKHHKSLNLDDFFDKVRQMIIIMWNRRRKVARKLVGLILPHIIKKLNEKTRELNLEVVESSEEVAEVTALGGNGFRFVVNLLDRTCSCRQWQVSGLPCKHGLAFITSLINAHIQNYMDLYYSIDKFRAAYDQLIPAMVDKNQWPKSDHGFFMFPPLLKSTAGRHKTERYKGCSEKKRKRGQHLCPICKDYGHHWHKCKKGNPDDIAAILAVRGPPKKRAKTTKASIVPCEDDAPAASMCFPPSQSLEPTTTKKRKHDNSITGA; the protein is encoded by the exons ATGTTGATGTTTGAGATACACTCTAAGACAAAGGGTGTGCACATGTTTGTTGCATATTGTGATCCATCGGAACCATATGAGCCTATAACGGAGTGGCATAGTGATGCGCATAGCCAACCTAACAAcatagaacaagatgatgatgattATCTTCGCAACCCAGTACCTGAGAAGGAGCATGTTGGTGTTGATGAGGAAAATATTTATTTCGAGGATGAACCTGTACCACTTATCATGGTTCCTTGTTCCAATAAAGAAAAGGACAAAGACTATGTTCCTGATCATGAGAGCGAGGCTGAGAGCAAGGTTGAGAGCGAGGATGGGAGCGAGGATGAGAGCATGTCAGAGGTTGAAGTAGAGGAAGATGAGGAATATCACGAGGCAGATCATGCACCACACATTGAATATAATAAATTAGATCCTCCAATGAACGAAGGAAGAAAATATCCCAATATGGCAGAGTTTAAATTGGCGCTTTCTCAACATGCAATCAAACATGAATTTGAGTTCGACACCGAAAAGAGTGCACCACATAGGTTCAGAGCTTATTGTTCAAGAAGGGATGAAGATAAGTGTCCATGGAGGATATATGCTTCTACAATGGAAGATGAGTGCACAGTAATG GTGAGAAAGAACCCTTGTGGTCATGATTGCTCTagtacaaaaagaaaaaagaagttgAAGAATGCAAACAAGCGGTGGATATGTGAGCACGTGAAGGACTGGCTAATTGAGGATGCAACTCTAGGACCAAAGGCATTGCTAAAGAGGCTGAAAGAGCATCATGGAATCGACATCAACTCTAAGAGAGTCTATATGGGTAAGTTGCTAGCCTTGAAGGAACTATATGGTGATTGGGGTACAAGCTTTGATAATCTGTATAGTTTCAAGGCACAAATTGAAAGTTGCTGCCCCGGTAGCATAGTGATCATTGATCATCACACAATAAAAGATAAAATCAGATTTAAAAGAATTTTCGTTGCTTTGAAGCCTTGCATCGATGGGTTCCTTAATGGCTGCAGGCCATACTTGGCAGTAGATAGCACCTTCTTGACAGGCAGGTTCAAGGGGCAGCTGGCTAGTGCTACCGCCGTTGATGGCCATAGTTGGATGTATCCAGTTTGTATGGGTGTTTTTGATTCTGAAACTAATGAGAATTGGATCTGGTTCATGCAAATGGTTAAACAAGCCATAGGATCCCCGAGGGGTTTAACCATATGCACCGACGCTGGGCAACCAGTGATGACAAGTGTAAAAGAAGTGTTCCCAGAGGCTGAACATAGGGAATGTATGTTTCACTTGGTGTCCAACTTCAAGAAGAAGTTTCATGGAAAGGTGTTTGATGACCACCTTTGGGCTGCTGCTTACTCATGGAACCCatatatatttgaaaaaaattggGCTGCAATGGACCTAGCAAAGCCAACGGCAACTGCATATCTTAGGAGGTGGCACACTAGGTTGTGGTCTAGGAGTCAGTTCTCAACAATTTCCAAGGTGGATTATGTTACAAACAACTTGGCTGAGTGCTTCAATAATTGGATTAAGCATCACAAGTCCTTGAACTTGGACGACTTCTTTGATAAGGTTAGGCAGATGATTATAATCATGTGGAACCGAAGGAGGAAAGTAGCAAGGAAGTTGGTTGGGTTGATTCTTCCCCACATAATTAAGAAGTTGAATGAAAAGACTAGAGAATTAAACTTGGAGGTGGTAGAAAGCTCAGAAGAAGTCGCTGAAGTGACAGCATTGGGAGGCAACGGCTTTAGGTTTGTGGTCAACTTGCTTGACAGGACATGTTCTTGTAGACAATGGCAAGTTTCTGGCCTTCCTTGCAAGCATGGTCTAGCATTTATCACATCTCTTATCAATGCACACATACAGAATTATATGGACTTGTATTACTCCATTGACAAATTTAGAGCAGCCTATGACCAACTAATTCCTGCCATGGTTGACAAGAACCAATGGCCTAAATCTGACCATGGATTCTTCATGTTTCCACCGCTACTAAAATCCACGGCGGGTAGGCATAAAACTGAGAGGTATAAAGGCTGCagtgagaagaaaagaaaaagaggccaaCACTTATGCCCTATTTGTAAGGACTATGGGCATCATTGGCATAAATGCAAGAAGGGTAACCCAGATGACATTGCTGCTATTTTAGCTGTGAG AGGACCACCAAAGAAGAGGGCAAAGACCACCAAAGCATCAATTGTGCCTTGCGAGGATGATGCTCCAGCAGCCTCTATGTGCTTTCCGCCAAG CCAAAGCTTGGAACCTACAACTACGAAAAAGAGAAAACATGATAACTCAATTACTGGAGCATGA